In one window of Tripterygium wilfordii isolate XIE 37 chromosome 1, ASM1340144v1, whole genome shotgun sequence DNA:
- the LOC120002225 gene encoding AT-hook motif nuclear-localized protein 10-like isoform X3 — translation MSGRESYGLSGRESYGLENNQSATATLANSMRLAFNSDGTAVYKTPEAFQAATATAGTTVDVPAVTLIQEGSGKRKRGRPRKYAPDGSLTQRSQPVSSPPSAEISPKKGRGRPPGSGRKLHMAASMGSTGIGFTPHVMIVKAGEDVLSKIMSFSQHGSRAVCVLSANGAISNVTLRQSATSGGTVTVEGRFEILSLSGSFLLSESAGQRSRTGGLSVLLSGPNGNVLGGGVAGLLTAASLVQVVLGSFNAERQKEAKMGNSSDPMSAPARLVQGPSATFSPPLHGTFNESSGGLGSPLNTGACNNSDPQGLTNINWK, via the exons ATGTCGGGTAGAGAATCGTATGGCCTGTCGGGTAGAGAATCGTATGGCCTCGAGAATAATCAGAGCGCGACGGCAACTTTGGCAAACAGCATGAGGTTAGCCTTCAATTCAGACGGTACAGCAGTTTACAAGACACCCGAGGCCTTTCAAGCTGCTACTGCCACCGCCGGCACAACCGTTGATGTCCCTGCCGTCACGCTCATACAGGAAGGAAGCGGCAAGCGTAAGCGTGGACGCCCAAGAAAGTATGCCCCCGATGGTAGTTTGACGCAGCGCTCCCAGCCGGTCTCATCTCCCCCGTCCGCCGAAATCTCTCCAAAAAAGGGCAGAGGCAGGCCTCCTGGGTCTGGCAGGAAACTCCATATGGCTGCCTCCATGG GATCTACAGGAATTGGATTTACACCACATGTTATGATAGTGAAAGCTGGAGAG GATGTCTTATCAAAAATCATGTCGTTTTCGCAACATGGTTCGCGGGCTGTTTGCGTCTTGTCAGCGAATGGTGCAATATCCAATGTCACTCTTCGTCAGTCCGCCACATCTGGAGGAACTGTTACTGTCGAG GGGCGATTCGAGATCTTGTCTTTGTCTGGCTCATTTCTCCTGTCAGAGAGTGCTGGTCAACGCAGCAGAACTGGTGGTTTGAGTGTGTTATTATCTGGGCCAAATGGTAATGTTTTGGGTGGTGGAGTGGCAGGGCTTTTAACTGCAGCTTCCCTTGTTCAG GTTGTCCTTGGCAGTTTCAATGCAGAGAGGCAGAAAGAAGCAAAGATGGGAAATAGTTCTGACCCTATGTCAGCTCCAGCAAGGCTTGTCCAAGGACCATCTGCAACTTTCAGCCCACCATTGCATGGAACTTTCAATGAATCATCTGGAGGGCTTGGGAGCCCTCTTAATACTGGTGCCTGCAACAACAGCGATCCTCAAGGCTTGACAAATATAAATTGGAAATAG
- the LOC120002225 gene encoding AT-hook motif nuclear-localized protein 10-like isoform X1, protein MLVCNPNFLGFLVRSERRIELTMSGRESYGLSGRESYGLENNQSATATLANSMRLAFNSDGTAVYKTPEAFQAATATAGTTVDVPAVTLIQEGSGKRKRGRPRKYAPDGSLTQRSQPVSSPPSAEISPKKGRGRPPGSGRKLHMAASMGSTGIGFTPHVMIVKAGEDVLSKIMSFSQHGSRAVCVLSANGAISNVTLRQSATSGGTVTVEGRFEILSLSGSFLLSESAGQRSRTGGLSVLLSGPNGNVLGGGVAGLLTAASLVQVVLGSFNAERQKEAKMGNSSDPMSAPARLVQGPSATFSPPLHGTFNESSGGLGSPLNTGACNNSDPQGLTNINWK, encoded by the exons ATGCTCGTCTGCAACCCTAATTTCTTGGGTTTTCTGGTAA GATCTGAGCGAAGAATTGAGCTTACTATGTCGGGTAGAGAATCGTATGGCCTGTCGGGTAGAGAATCGTATGGCCTCGAGAATAATCAGAGCGCGACGGCAACTTTGGCAAACAGCATGAGGTTAGCCTTCAATTCAGACGGTACAGCAGTTTACAAGACACCCGAGGCCTTTCAAGCTGCTACTGCCACCGCCGGCACAACCGTTGATGTCCCTGCCGTCACGCTCATACAGGAAGGAAGCGGCAAGCGTAAGCGTGGACGCCCAAGAAAGTATGCCCCCGATGGTAGTTTGACGCAGCGCTCCCAGCCGGTCTCATCTCCCCCGTCCGCCGAAATCTCTCCAAAAAAGGGCAGAGGCAGGCCTCCTGGGTCTGGCAGGAAACTCCATATGGCTGCCTCCATGG GATCTACAGGAATTGGATTTACACCACATGTTATGATAGTGAAAGCTGGAGAG GATGTCTTATCAAAAATCATGTCGTTTTCGCAACATGGTTCGCGGGCTGTTTGCGTCTTGTCAGCGAATGGTGCAATATCCAATGTCACTCTTCGTCAGTCCGCCACATCTGGAGGAACTGTTACTGTCGAG GGGCGATTCGAGATCTTGTCTTTGTCTGGCTCATTTCTCCTGTCAGAGAGTGCTGGTCAACGCAGCAGAACTGGTGGTTTGAGTGTGTTATTATCTGGGCCAAATGGTAATGTTTTGGGTGGTGGAGTGGCAGGGCTTTTAACTGCAGCTTCCCTTGTTCAG GTTGTCCTTGGCAGTTTCAATGCAGAGAGGCAGAAAGAAGCAAAGATGGGAAATAGTTCTGACCCTATGTCAGCTCCAGCAAGGCTTGTCCAAGGACCATCTGCAACTTTCAGCCCACCATTGCATGGAACTTTCAATGAATCATCTGGAGGGCTTGGGAGCCCTCTTAATACTGGTGCCTGCAACAACAGCGATCCTCAAGGCTTGACAAATATAAATTGGAAATAG
- the LOC120002225 gene encoding AT-hook motif nuclear-localized protein 10-like isoform X2, whose amino-acid sequence MISGSERRIELTMSGRESYGLSGRESYGLENNQSATATLANSMRLAFNSDGTAVYKTPEAFQAATATAGTTVDVPAVTLIQEGSGKRKRGRPRKYAPDGSLTQRSQPVSSPPSAEISPKKGRGRPPGSGRKLHMAASMGSTGIGFTPHVMIVKAGEDVLSKIMSFSQHGSRAVCVLSANGAISNVTLRQSATSGGTVTVEGRFEILSLSGSFLLSESAGQRSRTGGLSVLLSGPNGNVLGGGVAGLLTAASLVQVVLGSFNAERQKEAKMGNSSDPMSAPARLVQGPSATFSPPLHGTFNESSGGLGSPLNTGACNNSDPQGLTNINWK is encoded by the exons ATGATTTCAGGATCTGAGCGAAGAATTGAGCTTACTATGTCGGGTAGAGAATCGTATGGCCTGTCGGGTAGAGAATCGTATGGCCTCGAGAATAATCAGAGCGCGACGGCAACTTTGGCAAACAGCATGAGGTTAGCCTTCAATTCAGACGGTACAGCAGTTTACAAGACACCCGAGGCCTTTCAAGCTGCTACTGCCACCGCCGGCACAACCGTTGATGTCCCTGCCGTCACGCTCATACAGGAAGGAAGCGGCAAGCGTAAGCGTGGACGCCCAAGAAAGTATGCCCCCGATGGTAGTTTGACGCAGCGCTCCCAGCCGGTCTCATCTCCCCCGTCCGCCGAAATCTCTCCAAAAAAGGGCAGAGGCAGGCCTCCTGGGTCTGGCAGGAAACTCCATATGGCTGCCTCCATGG GATCTACAGGAATTGGATTTACACCACATGTTATGATAGTGAAAGCTGGAGAG GATGTCTTATCAAAAATCATGTCGTTTTCGCAACATGGTTCGCGGGCTGTTTGCGTCTTGTCAGCGAATGGTGCAATATCCAATGTCACTCTTCGTCAGTCCGCCACATCTGGAGGAACTGTTACTGTCGAG GGGCGATTCGAGATCTTGTCTTTGTCTGGCTCATTTCTCCTGTCAGAGAGTGCTGGTCAACGCAGCAGAACTGGTGGTTTGAGTGTGTTATTATCTGGGCCAAATGGTAATGTTTTGGGTGGTGGAGTGGCAGGGCTTTTAACTGCAGCTTCCCTTGTTCAG GTTGTCCTTGGCAGTTTCAATGCAGAGAGGCAGAAAGAAGCAAAGATGGGAAATAGTTCTGACCCTATGTCAGCTCCAGCAAGGCTTGTCCAAGGACCATCTGCAACTTTCAGCCCACCATTGCATGGAACTTTCAATGAATCATCTGGAGGGCTTGGGAGCCCTCTTAATACTGGTGCCTGCAACAACAGCGATCCTCAAGGCTTGACAAATATAAATTGGAAATAG